The sequence below is a genomic window from Nitrobacter winogradskyi Nb-255.
ATGAGTGTGCCACGCGGTGCGCGCGCCCGGCTCGAAGGCGACGCTCGCGGCGAGGACGCGCGAAGGCGCGTTCACGCTGGCGATGATCGGCTCAACCGAAACCGTGCCGGAAAAATACTCGCCGGGTCCAGGCTTTGCCGGCCGCGAACCTGCCTGATGAATATCCATTCTGACCTCCTGAGTTATCGCGCGCGCCGCCACCGAGAATTCATTGGAATTGCATACATCCTTCATGTCAACTCGGCGTTTGAAACGTGTTGCCTTTCATCCGTCACGAACGAAACCTGTCATCGGTCATGGCTGCGCCGTCCCTAGCCCCTCCTCGCTTGCTGCCGAGCGGCGATACCGCCATTACGGTGGAATTCTGCCGCATCATCGATGAGCTGGCCAACCACCGCGTGCTAGCGCTCGATCGTGCGCTTGCGGAGGAACCGATCGAGGGCGTTACGGAAACGGTGCCAACCTATCGATCGCTGCTCGTTCATTACGATCCTGTCCGGATCGGTTTCGAGGAACTCGCGGAACGCCTGTCGGCGCTCGCGCGCCTGCCCGTTGCTCCGGCAACTCGCGCCCGGCGCTGGCGAATCCCGGTTGCCTATGGCGGCGAGCACGGCATCGATCTGGAAGATGTCGCGAAGACGCTGAACATGACCCCTGACGACATTGTGGCGCGTCATGCCGGCGGCGATTATCGTGTCGCCATGATCGGATTTACGCCGGGCTGGTCTTATCTGAGCGGTCTCGACAGTTCGCTGCGAATACCGCGGCTGCAAAGTCCGCGCTTACTGACGCCTTCCGGCATGATCTCCATCGGCGGCCTTCAGGCGGGCATCCAGTGCCTTGGGGGACCCAGCGGCTGGCGTTTGTTGGGACGAACCGCCGTGCGAACCTATCAGCTTCATCGCGATCCCGTTTTTCTGCTCGAACCCGGAGACGCCATCACGTTTTACGCCGTCGACGGCAAGCAGTTCGCGGAACAGGAGCGCGCCGCCGCGCACGGCGAGTGGGTCGCGCAATTGGTGACGCCATGAGCAAACTTGTCGTCACCGCTGTCGGGCCCGTCACCTCGGTTCAGGACGGCGGCCGCTCCGGCGCGCAGCGTTACGGGTTGCCGCCAGGCGGCGCGGCGGATCGACTCGCGCTGGCTGCCGGCAATTGTCTGGTCGGGAATCCCCCCTTTGCGGCTGCGATTGAAATCGGCCCCTTCAGTACGAGCTTCACCGTTCGTGAAGGCAGGGTACGCGTTGCGCTCACGGGTGCCGCTCGGAGTGCGGATGTTTCGGGCCGCCCGGTTTCGTTCAACGAATCCTGC
It includes:
- the pxpB gene encoding 5-oxoprolinase subunit PxpB, coding for MAAPSLAPPRLLPSGDTAITVEFCRIIDELANHRVLALDRALAEEPIEGVTETVPTYRSLLVHYDPVRIGFEELAERLSALARLPVAPATRARRWRIPVAYGGEHGIDLEDVAKTLNMTPDDIVARHAGGDYRVAMIGFTPGWSYLSGLDSSLRIPRLQSPRLLTPSGMISIGGLQAGIQCLGGPSGWRLLGRTAVRTYQLHRDPVFLLEPGDAITFYAVDGKQFAEQERAAAHGEWVAQLVTP